A window of Komagataella phaffii GS115 chromosome 1, complete sequence contains these coding sequences:
- a CDS encoding Putative ATP-dependent RNA helicase of the DEAD-box protein family produces the protein MKREFDLIDEEEDADIAGNIVVDSDSDSSASDSENSDGELQDEIVSSDDEATEGNNDKTNKVQKPVKKRPNVADFPSLEQSDDEGRSQKDNNNDISEYFLQSNPTDLKGKKAKAGSFASFGLSKFLLGNIARKGYRQPTPIQRKTMPLIMSNRDVVGMARTGSGKTAAFLLPLVEKLKVHSAKVGIRAIILSPSRELAVQTFRQFKEFSRGTNLRAMLLIGGDSMEDQFGAMMSNPDVVIATPGRFLHLKVEMSLDLKSIEYVVYDEADRLFEMGFAEQLNELLAALPHRRQSLLFSATLPSSLINFAKAGLINPVLVRLDAESTISDQLEMAFISSKDNEREGNLLYLLQEVIKMPLASSDQLKQIAEGDEDDEDEETQENDYNNRNKSGNGSRKAPRFNRSLRLPRATDLPTPHSTIVFVPTKHHVEFITTLLKKIGYAVAYTYGSLDQHARRQQLLNFRAGIATVLVVTDVAARGIDIPVLANVINFSLPASSKIFVHRVGRTARAGHRGWAYSIVQDRELPYLLDLELFLGRKVLLTEMQNGKVHLLQERYKKEHNGSLEGFEPPAVSFTQRLVLGSCPRNPLEGYLEMFNTIMKDSYDLQLQSGVATKAEKLYFRTRGAASSDSVRRTKELKASGKWDEQNILFGANEEYEKELFLAKLRDRKDRETVFEFGHNDDHLALMMAKRRRQVAPVQKRAAERRALLQQEKEAGLANSLHDDLIKGDANEIGYSTVNEQELSSAFEDGDRLLGKKSFKDESVFMSHYAPVSSLQDKQMEEDGEANSGSYFAQEAQRAAFDLADDDGVQVHRQTMQWDKKKGKYVNAKSTDKKFIVGESGARIPASYKAGKFEAWSHANGGSKHRVGAKEEAGVNSNSFAGNASSRLANGKIRHKQTKAPKIPLKGRDDYYKQKKKVEGALGAGMRIKGFKPVGSGSGVNELRNTEQIRHKRVIDEKNEARYGNFARRGGRGGGRGGGRGGGRGGGRGGGRGGGRGGSRGGRR, from the coding sequence atgaaaagagaatTCGACCTCatagacgaagaagaagatgcTGACATTGCAGGAAATATCGTAGTGGATTCTGACAGTGACTCTTCCGCTTCGGATTCCGAAAACTCTGACGGAGAGCTTCAAGACGAGATTGTTTCTTCAGACGATGAAGCCACTGAAGGGAACAATGACAAAACGAATAAGGTTCAGAAGCCGGTAAAGAAAAGACCTAATGTGGCGGATTTTCCTAGTTTGGAACAATCAGATGATGAAGGTAGAAGCCAAAAAGACAACAATAATGACATTTCAGAGTATTTTCTACAGAGTAATCCAACGGACCTAAAAGGGAAGAAAGCCAAAGCAGGTTCATTTGCCTCGTTCGGTCTATCTAAATTCCTTTTAGGGAATATTGCAAGAAAGGGTTACAGACAACCTACTCctattcaaagaaaaacgATGCCTTTAATTATGTCCAACAGGGATGTTGTTGGTATGGCTAGAACAGGATCGGGTAAAACAGCTGCTTTCCTACTACCTTTAGTTGAGAAACTGAAAGTCCATTCTGCTAAGGTTGGTATTAGGGCTATCATTCTTTCGCCTTCACGTGAATTGGCTGTGCAAACCTTTAGACagttcaaagagttcaGTAGAGGTACCAACTTGAGAGCAATGTTGCTGATCGGTGGTGATTCAATGGAAGACCAGTTTGGTGCTATGATGTCGAATCCTGATGTGGTGATTGCCACTCCTGGTAGATTCTTACACTTGAAGGTTGAAATGAGTTTGGATCTCAAGAGTATTGAGTATGTGGTATATGATGAAGCAGATAGATTATTTGAGATGGGTTTTGCTGAACAATTAAACGAACTGCTAGCTGCATTGCCACATCGAAGAcaatctcttttgttttctgCTACTTTGCCAAGCTCTTTGATTAATTTTGCCAAAGCTGGATTAATAAATCCAGTACTAGTACGATTAGACGCCGAATCCACGATTTCCGATCAGTTGGAAATGGCATTCATATCCTCTAAGGATAACGAGCGTGAGGGAAATCTTCTTTACCTATTGCAAGAGGTCATCAAGATGCCTCTAGCTTCATCAGATCAATTGAAGCAAATCGCTGAAggtgatgaagatgatgaagatgaagaaacacAGGAAAATGATTATAACAACAGAAATAAGTCAGGAAATGGGAGCCGTAAAGCCCCACGTTTTAACCGTTCTCTCAGGCTTCCTCGTGCAACAGACTTGCCCACACCACATTCAACTATTGTTTTCGTTCCTACCAAACATCATGTTGAGTTCATCACTacacttttgaagaagattggaTATGCTGTGGCATACACTTATGGTTCTCTGGATCAGCATGCTCGTCGCCAGCAACTTCTAAATTTCCGTGCCGGTATTGCTACCGTGTTGGTGGTCACAGATGTTGCTGCTCGTGGTATTGACATCCCTGTTTTGGCAaatgtcatcaatttctctttACCAGCAAGTTCCAAGATTTTCGTCCACAGGGTTGGTCGTACTGCTCGTGCAGGTCATAGAGGATGGGCATATTCGATTGTACAAGACCGAGAGCTTCCGTACTTATTGGATTTGGAACTGTTTTTGGGACGTAAAGTTCTTTTAACTGAGATGCAAAACGGAAAGGTTCACCTTTTGCAAGAGAGATATAAAAAAGAGCACAATGGATCTTTAGAAGGGTTTGAACCTCCAGCCGTGTCGTTCACCCAAAGATTGGTCCTTGGATCGTGCCCACGTAATCCCTTAGAAGGGTATCTGGAAATGTTCAATACCATCATGAAAGACTCGTATGATTTACAGTTGCAAAGTGGAGTTGCCACAAAAGCTGAAAAGCTATACTTTAGAACTAGAGGTGCTGCTTCTAGTGACTCTGTCAGACGAACCAAAGAGTTGAAGGCATCTGGAAAGTGGGATGAGCAAAATATCCTTTTTGGAGCAAACGAGGAGTATGAAAAAGAATTATTTTTGGCAAAGCTCCGAGACCGTAAGGACCGTGAAAcagtctttgaatttggaCACAATGACGATCACCTTGCCCTGATGATGGCAAAACGTCGTAGACAGGTGGCACCAGTTCAAAAAAGAGCAGCGGAACGTCGTGCTTTGTTGcaacaggaaaaagagGCTGGGCTCGCAAACTCACTCCACGACGATCTTATTAAAGGTGACGCTAATGAGATCGGCTATAGCACCGTGAACGAGCAAGAACTGAGTTCTGCGTTTGAAGACGGTGATAGGTTACTTGGcaagaaaagtttcaaagatgagtCTGTTTTCATGTCACATTATGCTCCGGTATCTTCATTGCAGGATAAGCAGATGGAGGAAGATGGAGAAGCCAATTCTGGATCTTACTTCGCCCAGGAAGCACAAAGAGCTGCGTTTGACCTTgcagatgatgatggtgTGCAAGTGCATAGACAGACTATGCAATGGgacaaaaagaaaggtAAATATGTCAATGCAAAGTCTACAGACAAGAAGTTTATTGTTGGCGAAAGTGGAGCTCGTATCCCTGCCAGTTACAAAGCTGGTAAATTCGAAGCTTGGAGTCATGCCAATGGTGGTTCCAAACACCGCGTTGGTGCTAAGGAAGAAGCTGGTGTGAACAGCAACTCTTTTGCAGGAAATGCTTCTAGCAGGTTGGCTAACGGAAAGATTAGACATAAGCAGACCAAGGCACCAAAGATCCCACTGAAGGGTAGAGATGACTACTAcaagcaaaagaagaaggtggAGGGTGCACTTGGAGCGGGTATGAGAATAAAAGGATTCAAACCAGTTGGATCTGGATCAGGGGTTAATGAACTGCGTAACACAGAGCAAATCAGACATAAGCGTGTGATTGATGAGAAGAACGAAGCTCGATACGGGAACTTTGCCAGGAGAGGCGGCCGTGGTGGAGGCCGCGGTGGAGGCCGCGGTGGAGGCCGTGGAGGAGGCCGTGGAGGAGGCCGTGGAGGAGGCCGTGGAGGAAGCCGTGGAGGCCGTAGATAG
- a CDS encoding cAMP-dependent protein kinase catalytic subunit has translation MPFLNRLHIPGRSKPIQQPKQMDYYAQEYYSQDEQAQLPSQVSAQGGLAASSSNHSHTLEQTPEQVQLQQEQQQRQLAQQPQPQQHEQSIPIEQQQAQGEVETQPQQPQVVLPSQSLHLKSAVSKGKYSLTDFHIMRTLGTGSFGRVHLVRSVHNGRFYAIKVLKKAQVVRLKQVEHTNDERRMLKLVEHPFLIRMWGTFQDAKNLFMVMDYIEGGELFSLLRKSQRFPNSVAKFYAAEVTLAIDYLHLHNIIYRDLKPENILLDRHGHIKITDFGFAKQVETVTWTLCGTPDYIAPEVITTKPYNKSVDWWSLGILIYEMLAGCTPFYDQTPIKTYEKILAGKVHYPSHFHPDAVDLLGSLITADLTRRLGNLRNGAHDIRNHPWFGEVVWEKLLLKDIETPYEPPITAGVGDTSLFDHYPEEQLDYGVAGEDPYAQHFQDF, from the coding sequence ATGCCCTTTTTGAATAGACTACATATTCCCGGTAGATCTAAGCCAATTCAACAACCCAAGCAAATGGATTACTACGCCCAAGAGTATTATTCGCAAGATGAACAAGCTCAATTGCCATCACAGGTTTCCGCCCAGGGAGGATTAGCTGCTTCTAGCTCCAATCATTCACACACTCTGGAACAGACACCAGAACAAGTTCAATTACAGCAGGAGCAACAACAGCGGCAACTTGCTCAACAGCCACAACCACAGCAACATGAACAATCTATTCCAATAGAACAACAGCAAGCCCAAGGAGAAGTGGAAACTCAGCCACAGCAACCACAGGTAGTACTCCCGAGTCAGAGCCTTCATCTTAAGTCTGCGGTGTCCAAAGGGAAGTACTCTCTGACTGACTTCCATATCATGCGGACTCTCGGTACTGGATCTTTTGGTAGGGTTCATTTGGTGAGGTCGGTTCATAATGGGCGATTTTATGCCATCAAGGTTCTCAAGAAAGCTCAAGTTGTTCGTCTCAAACAAGTTGAACATACCAATGATGAGAGACGCATGTTGAAACTGGTAGAGCACCCTTTCCTGATTCGAATGTGGGGAACCTTTCAGGATGCTAAGAACTTATTTATGGTGATGGACTATATCGAAGGTGGAGAACTGTTTTCATTGCTGCGCAAGTCTCAACGTTTTCCCAATTCAGTGGCTAAATTTTATGCTGCGGAAGTCACTTTAGCTATAGACTATTTGCACTTGCACAATATCATCTACAGAGATCTTAAACCTGAGAATATTTTATTGGACCGTCATGGTCACATAAAGATTACCGATTTTGGATTTGCCAAGCAGGTTGAGACTGTGACATGGACATTGTGTGGTACTCCAGATTACATCGCCCCTGAAGTGATTACCACAAAACCCTACAATAAATCAGTAGATTGGTGGTCTTTAGGAATTCTAATCTACGAAATGTTGGCTGGATGTACTCCATTTTATGATCAGACTCCCATCAAGACTTATGAGAAGATCCTGGCAGGTAAGGTTCATTACCCATCTCACTTCCACCCAGATGCTGTGGACTTGTTGGGAAGCCTGATTACGGCAGACCTTACCAGAAGATTGGGTAACTTACGAAATGGTGCCCACGATATCCGAAACCATCCATGGTTTGGAGAAGTTGTTTGGGAGAAGCTTTTGCTAAAGGACATTGAGACTCCTTACGAACCTCCGATTACCGCGGGAGTTGGCGACACTTCGTTGTTTGATCATTACCCTGAAGAGCAGCTAGACTATGGGGTTGCTGGAGAGGATCCATACGCACAGCATTTTCAAGACTTTTAA
- a CDS encoding putative mitochondrial 54S ribosomal protein MNP1: MYTIMSNTNITRLAVAPTLLRFNSTAPDAKITNIVDQIAQLNLLETSALISELKTRLNIADIAFPAAGAAPAQQAAAPVEEEVKEEVEEKTIFAVKLESFDTKSKAKVIKEVKSLLGLSLVEAKKFVESAPKVLKENVPKEDAEKIKGVLEGLGAKVTLE; encoded by the coding sequence ATGTATACGATTATGTCAAATACTAACATTACCAGACTGGCAGTAGCCCCAACTCTGCTTCGTTTCAATTCCACAGCTCCAGATGCTAAAATCACcaatattgttgatcaaaTAGCTCAGCTGAACTTGCTTGAAACTTCTGCTTTGATAAGTGAGCTCAAAACTAGACTTAATATCGCTGACATTGCCTTCCCTGCTGCTGGCGCCGCTCCTGCTCAACAGGCTGCTGCTCCtgtagaagaagaagtcaaagaGGAAGTCGAAGAGAAGACCATATTCGCTGTCAAATTGGAATCATTTGATACTAAATCCAAGGCTAAAGTCATCAAAGAAGTGAAGTCCTTGTTGGGCCTGTCTTTGGTGGAAGCCAAGAAGTTTGTTGAGTCAGCACCAaaggttttgaaggagaacgttccaaaggaagatgctgaaaagaTTAAAGGAGTTTTGGAAGGTCTAGGAGCAAAGGTTACTCTTGAATAG
- a CDS encoding RNA polymerase II subunit B12.6, whose translation MTNVNSLSNNMLYPKEDKENQRLLYSCRNCDYTELAEDPKVYRHELITNIGETAGIVDDIGQDPTLPRSDKECPECHSRDCVFFQSQQRRKDTNMTLFYVCLNCKKTFRDESE comes from the coding sequence ATGACTAACGTTAATTCTCTTAGCAACAATATGTTGTATCCCAAAGAGGACAAGGAGAACCAAAGGCTGTTGTACTCATGTCGAAACTGTGACTACACGGAACTCGCTGAAGATCCGAAGGTTTACAGACACGAGCTGATTACCAATATTGGAGAAACGGCTGGTATTGTGGATGATATTGGCCAGGATCCTACTCTACCAAGATCAGACAAAGAATGCCCAGAATGTCATTCTCGTGATTGCGTGTTTTTCCAATCGCAACAACGACGTAAAGATACTAACATGACACTGTTCTATGTGTGTCTTAATTGTAAAAAGACTTTCCGGGATGAATCAGAATAG
- a CDS encoding Protein involved in DNA replication, producing MTEIASSPNAFHSSQPPSSLGPVGGSTGFSDFSDIRQREQQRQQASQNGLHRENGEIPAPLEALRRRDLQSIPKVVDVTAEKVAEAFEQFLELFSDDSIDQEVQEENKWGARIYLSQLEVMRQHDLNTLYVDYQHLLTRENGVLASAITEQYYRFLPHLLKALRRVIKKNVPGLLLNFVTGFDSDNFAEERIFQIAFYNLPQISRIREIRADRIGSLISISGTVTRTSEVRPELYLGGFTCDVCKASVTGIEQVFKFTEPTSCPTLNCENQSLWTLDVTRSIFMDWQKVRIQENSNEIPTGSMPRTLDVILRGDIVERAKPGDKCRFTGTEIVVPDVSQLGLPGVKPTSTKQTSGGRGTEGLNSGVRGLKALGSRDLTYKIAFLACHVNSLVHTNKDYAGNDDELDDTQDQEDFLNTLSKEELEELKQMVQDEHIYAKLIQSIAPAVFGHEAVKKGILLQLLGGVHKQTIDGINLRGDINICIVGDPSTSKSQFLKYVCSFAPRAIYTSGKASSAAGLTAAVVRDEETGEFTIEAGALMLADNGICAIDEFDKMDIGDQVAIHEAMEQQTISIAKAGIHATLNARTSILAAANPIGGRYNVRHGLRRNLAMTAPIMSRFDLFFVILDEVNVNIDTQLADHIVNLHMKRDEAINPPFSKQQVLRYIRYGQTFKPKMNKEARDFLVSRYKELRADDSQGLGRSSYRITVRQLESMIRLSEAIAKANCTDEITPRFVAEAYDLLRQSIIKVDKDDINVDEDDDDDDDDDDDEPMGGESPSQQDPRSLSQIDADAAKKRHQTISYDKYISMMNLIVRKIGSQENTNLGGEAELEADVENQGAGLNKEEITDWYVLQKEDELHTEEEYWAERKLVHKVLSKLVHDKILMKVAPNEQDVQDLEDADAEAAQGVNYVYVLHPNCAIFDFFDPN from the coding sequence ATGACAGAAATTGCTTCCTCCCCTAACGCATTTCATTCGTCACAACCCCCATCGTCTTTGGGACCGGTAGGGGGGTCTACTGGATTCAGTGATTTTTCAGATATACGCCAAAGGGAACAACAACGCCAACAGGCGTCCCAAAATGGACTTCACCGTGAAAATGGAGAGATCCCTGCTCCTTTAGAAGCACTGCGGAGAAGAGACCTACAATCGATTCCTAAAGTAGTAGATGTGACTGCTGAAAAAGTTGCAGAGGCTTTTGAACAGTTCTTAGAGTTGTTTTCTGATGATTCCATTGATCAAGAGgttcaagaagagaataaaTGGGGAGCCCGTATATATTTGTCCCAATTGGAAGTCATGCGACAGCACGATCTGAACACATTATATGTGGATTACCAGCATTTGTTGACTCGTGAAAATGGAGTGTTAGCTAGTGCTATTACAGAACAGTATTACAGATTTCTTCCCCATTTATTGAAAGCTCTTCGCAGAGTGATCAAAAAAAACGTTCCCGGACTTTTATTAAACTTTGTTACTGGCTTTGATAGTGATAACTTTGCTGAAGAACGAATTTTCCAGATTGCCTTCTACAACTTGCCTCAAATCAGTCGAATTAGAGAGATTCGTGCCGATAGAATTGGTTCTCTTATATCAATCTCCGGGACCGTTACGCGTACTTCCGAAGTGCGTCCTGAATTGTATCTTGGAGGCTTTACATGTGATGTTTGTAAAGCATCAGTGACTGGAATCGAacaagttttcaagtttacGGAGCCGACAAGTTGTCCCACTTTGAACTGTGAGAATCAGTCTCTTTGGACGCTGGACGTCACCCGATCCATTTTCATGGATTGGCAAAAGGTACGGATTCAAGAAAACTCCAATGAAATACCAACCGGTTCCATGCCAAGAACTCTCGATGTTATCCTCCGTGGTGATATTGTTGAACGAGCCAAACCTGGTGATAAATGTCGTTTTACGGGAACTGAAATCGTCGTTCCTGATGTATCCCAGTTGGGTTTGCCAGGGGTGAAACCTACTTCAACTAAACAGACTAGTGGTGGAAGAGGAACAGAAGGACTAAACTCTGGAGTTAGAGGATTAAAAGCTTTAGGTTCTCGTGATTTGACATACAAGATTGCCTTCTTGGCTTGTCACGTTAACTCTTTGGTTCACACCAATAAAGATTATGCTGGCAATGACGATGAGTTAGATGATACCCAGGACCAAGAAGACTTCCTTAATACATTGTCCAAAgaggaattggaagaattgaaacaaatggttcaagatGAGCATATATATGCAAAACTAATTCAGTCTATTGCACCCGCAGTTTTCGGTCATGAAGCCGTAAAGAAAGGTATTTTGTTACAACTACTTGGCGGTGTCCACAAACAAACTATTGATGGTATAAACCTTAGAGGAGATATTAACATTTGTATCGTTGGAGATCCATCCACTTCCAAatctcagtttttgaaatacGTATGCAGTTTTGCTCCACGTGCAATCTATACTTCAGGAAAGGCCTCCTCTGCTGCTGGTCTGACGGCAGCCGTAGTAAGggatgaagaaacaggCGAGTTTACCATCGAAGCCGGTGCTCTTATGCTGGCGGATAATGGAATTTGTGCcattgatgaatttgataaGATGGATATAGGTGATCAGGTTGCCATTCACGAAGCTATGGAGCAGCAGACTATTTCCATAGCCAAAGCTGGTATTCACGCCACTCTGAATGCCAGAACCTCTATTCTGGCAGCAGCAAATCCTATCGGTGGTCGATACAATGTTAGACATGGGTTGAGGAGAAACTTGGCCATGACTGCACCTATTATGTCCCGTTTTGATTTATTTTTTGTGATTTTGGACGAAGTCAACGTTAATATAGATACCCAGTTGGCTGACCATATTGTTAATTTACACATGAAGAGAGATGAAGCAATTAACCctccattttcaaagcaacAAGTACTACGATACATCAGATATGGTCAGACATTCAAGCCAAAGATGAATAAAGAAGCTAGAGATTTTCTGGTTAGCAGATACAAAGAATTGCGTGCCGACGATTCTCAAGGATTGGGAAGATCAAGTTATAGGATCACTGTCAGACAATTGGAATCTATGATACGTCTATCCGAAGCGATTGCTAAAGCAAACTGTACTGATGAAATCACCCCAAGATTTGTTGCCGAAGCCTATGACTTGCTGCGGCAATCCATCATTAAAGTTGACAAAGATGATATTAATGTGGATGAGgatgacgacgatgacGACGACGATGACGACGACGAGCCAATGGGAGGAGAATCACCCAGTCAGCAAGACCCCCGTTCTCTATCTCAAATTGACGCAGACGCTGCCAAGAAACGTCACCAAACAATTTCATACGACAAATACATTTCCatgatgaatttgataGTCAGAAAAATAGGCTCCCAAGAAAACACAAATCTTGGGGGAGAAGCCGAATTGGAAGCTGATGTAGAGAATCAAGGTGCAGGATTGAACAAAGAGGAAATCACTGATTGGTATGTTTTACAAAAGGAGGATGAGCTTCATACAGAGGAAGAATATTGGGCTGAAAGAAAGTTGGTGCACAAGGTTCTCAGTAAATTGGTACATGACAAGATCTTGATGAAAGTTGCACCCAACGAACAAGATGTTCAAGATCTCGAAGACGCTGATGCAGAGGCTGCGCAAGGTGTTAACTACGTTTACGTTCTACACCCAAATTGTGCGAtttttgacttctttgacCCAAACTAG
- a CDS encoding Putative metalloprotease has protein sequence MSKIHFFNLPKEPVHSPVFILHGQVTSTQRNGVLSVVPTNRKVFPVQHFEVNESYFKAILHLEEGENELIIDYNEGKMYGELPSLSGKIYASSTVKLGYEINEEATPIHLCVLVAKDSPLVFDTTAVKLREEGNGLDLAIQKLRMGGRLMQAFTQEAMMRNGFGPRCFRFVEEETTSTISRIEQQYGVRRKDIKVHVLRSEKSLRELRDPNLAQQNKDASDAGGLFGIAISELCRHGINKGQAAVMFLDTHYDRDRDLILTHAALGGGNNDIKLAIFGSHGLYSWPTCFETVVPSFQDTRRPAHREVANDCGQCSSYWECLTVTLGAFMHEIGHLLGCPHQENGVMLRDYITMNRSFITRETACIRTHQTHDRIVLARDEPSWHRLDILRFLYHRSFSVKTDDYYNMTASDSNTDITGVGEDKLLIANTSGVYLIEFHVGEWSKLHYENLPKKYGGTGALQKLVLEGNQIRKQLSLSRGHPKITVRILSVNRKERSLDDFERSLKELNSTTKVNNITVHRSAKLGSNRSNTPEQSIAQSVITSIRIYHGAALDGLEVNGGKALLGRKTASYSDFVIAAGDSICQVNVRNGVWIDSIQFITKNGQQSPIYGNATGGSLNQISIVAPYNLKGFFGNCSNWMDSLGVLYG, from the coding sequence ATGAGCAAaattcattttttcaacctCCCAAAGGAGCCAGTTCATTCCCCCGTATTCATTTTGCATGGTCAAGTTACATCTACTCAAAGGAATGGTGTTTTAAGTGTGGTTCCTACAAACAGGAAAGTCTTCCCAGTTCAGCACTTCGAGGTTAACGAGTCCTATTTCAAAGCGATTTTACATCTGGAAGAGGGTGAAAATGAATTGATTATTGACTACAATGAAGGAAAAATGTACGGAGAACTTCCTTCACTATCTGGCAAAATTTATGCCAGTTCCACAGTCAAGTTGGGTTATGAAATCAATGAAGAAGCCACTCCCATTCACTTGTGTGTTCTCGTTGCCAAGGATTCTCCTCTAGTTTTTGACACCACAGCTGTAAAGCTTCGGGAAGAAGGTAATGGTTTGGATCTGGCGATCCAAAAGCTCAGAATGGGAGGCCGCCTAATGCAAGCGTTCACACAGGAAGCCATGATGAGGAATGGATTCGGTCCTAGATGCTTTCGTTTcgtagaagaagaaacaacatCTACAATTAGTAGGATTGAACAGCAATACGGTGTTCGTAGAAAGGACATAAAGGTTCACGTTTTGAGGAGTGAAAAATCGTTACGAGAACTCCGAGATCCAAATCTAGCCCAACAGAATAAGGATGCTAGCGACGCTGGAGGGTTATTTGGGATTGCCATTTCAGAGTTGTGCAGGCATGGAATCAACAAAGGGCAAGCCGCTGTGATGTTCTTAGATACGCATTATGACCGTGATCGAGACCTAATTTTGACACATGCTGCCTTAGGAGGAGGAAACAATGATATAAAGTTAGCAATTTTTGGGTCGCATGGCTTATATTCTTGGCCCACCTGTTTTGAGACTGTAGTTCCCAGTTTTCAAGACACACGCCGTCCTGCACATAGAGAAGTGGCCAACGATTGTGGCCAGTGCTCATCTTATTGGGAATGCCTTACAGTCACTCTTGGTGCCTTCATGCATGAGATTGGTCACTTGCTGGGATGCCCTCACCAAGAAAATGGAGTGATGCTAAGAGATTACATTACCATGAATAGAAGTTTCATAACTAGAGAAACTGCCTGCATAAGAACACATCAAACACACGATAGAATCGTTTTGGCCAGAGATGAACCTAGCTGGCACAGACTGGACATACTAAGGTTTCTGTACCATCGTTCTTTTTCCGTAAAAACGGATGATTATTATAATATGACTGCATCTGACTCCAATACGGACATTACAGGCGTTGGGGAGGACAAGTTGTTGATTGCAAACACCTCTGGAGTTTATTTGATCGAATTTCACGTAGGAGAATGGAGCAAATTGCATTACGAGAATCTCCCGAAAAAATATGGGGGCACGGGAGCTCTGCAAAAGTTGGTGCTGGAGGGCAACCAAATACGGAAGCAATTGTCCTTATCGAGAGGCCACCCCAAGATTACAGTAAGAATACTAAGCGTTAACAGGAAAGAGCGATCTctggatgattttgaaaggtCGCTAAAAGAACTAAACTCAACCACCAAGGTTAATAACATCACGGTACACCGTTCGGCGAAGCTTGGGAGTAATAGGAGTAACACACCAGAGCAATCTATAGCTCAATCGGTCATTACCAGCATCAGGATTTATCATGGAGCAGCACTAGATGGGTTGGAGGTGAACGGTGGAAAGGCATTACTAGGCAGGAAGACCGCTTCGTACTCCGATTTCGTAATCGCTGCAGGGGACTCTATTTGCCAGGTGAATGTACGTAATGGAGTTTGGATAGATTCGATACAGTTCATTACCAAGAATGGACAGCAGTCCCCCATATACGGGAATGCAACCGGAGGATCATTGAACCAGATTAGCATTGTCGCTCCATACAACCTTAAAGGGTTCTTTGGTAATTGTTCGAATTGGATGGACAGTCTTGGAGTGTTGTACGGGTAA
- a CDS encoding Cyclin-dependent kinase-activating kinase required for passage through the cell cycle, whose product MRVIGQGFTSTVYLNEEGNVQKKVDLDYVVAPHDPRRELELLKKLDHPNIIKLLEWGTNSDELVLTFCYYEKDLYGVMKSNTRTRFDIHSLQKTDRNQLPSESALTIVTGLCQALRYLHTEMNIIHRDINPRNIMFKKDSPEPVLIDFGISIEESRLDGICDIGTSCYRAPETLLGLPYSYGVDLWCLAVVMMLIYSPDSGELLLKLHNERDGNRVGDRLGDLALLANIFETFGTPSVEQWPDSSQSEAFVHMNFVQHPGRPVEQLLPRCDDARVKTIFEHLTVYQSTSRWDINTVVNELEKKA is encoded by the coding sequence ATGAGAGTCATTGGTCAAGGGTTTACGTCAACGGTGTATCTGAACGAAGAGGGTAACGTGCAGAAGAAAGTCGACTTGGATTACGTTGTAGCTCCTCATGATCCAAGACGTGAGTTGGAATTGCTGAAAAAGTTGGACCATCCCAACATTATCAAGCTACTGGAATGGGGCACAAATAGTGATGAGTTGGTGTTGACTTTCTGTTATTACGAGAAGGATTTGTACGGAGTAATGAAAAGCAATACACGGACTAGATTTGATATACATTCCTTGCAAAAAACTGACCGGAATCAGTTACCTTCAGAAAGCGCCCTAACCATCGTGACTGGTTTGTGTCAAGCATTACGATATTTACACACAGAAATGAACATTATCCACAGAGACATCAACCCAAGAAATATAATGTTTAAAAAAGACTCGCCTGAGCCTGTGTTGATAGATTTTGGTATATCGATTGAGGAAAGCCGATTAGATGGAATCTGCGATATTGGAACCAGTTGTTATAGAGCTCCTGAGACATTACTAGGCCTTCCGTACTCATATGGAGTAGATCTGTGGTGTCTGGCCGTTGTCATGATGCTAATATATTCACCAGATTCCGGtgaattgttgttgaaactgCATAATGAGAGAGATGGTAACCGCGTGGGAGATCGATTGGGCGATCTCGCTCTGCTAGccaatatttttgaaacatttggGACCCCATCGGTGGAGCAATGGCCTGATTCTTCCCAGAGCGAGGCATTTGTACACATGAACTTTGTACAACACCCAGGACGACCCGTGGAACAGTTACTTCCTCGATGTGACGATGCAAGGGTGAAAACAATATTTGAGCACCTAACTGTCTATCAGAGTACCAGCCGATGGGATATAAATACTGTTGTGAATGAGCTAGAGAAGAAAGCATGA